From Nicotiana tabacum cultivar K326 chromosome 15, ASM71507v2, whole genome shotgun sequence, the proteins below share one genomic window:
- the LOC107795651 gene encoding putative E3 ubiquitin-protein ligase RHG1A isoform X1 produces the protein MQGRRSTFGSLQESLGFSHGSTSSDGGADQQICWNNLQDPAQNHLPDYMVSSNETNFPFFDPVSQERQNVTGWSLGESSSSITPNCASQSEQKTDHGRSSTMTTYPGPSHFCNEQQYGSSDILSLSNTEENLNSHRIDNITLFSRGYSSSTIPHDISRNPVFEGHSDDNDDDGDSQVMECTPYNSDRPGKEQKSSASTSGTNGYLMDDSDGRPDSTLDGRRFCKRKAFEGYLAQSSGSGSSNYIPLAENDLWDSTPAPPHSMSTGANISAPTESNRSINMSEQVIPRLGLTMGGAVTETPLDTLASRSQRNFRVRINGSLQQDYLPSNPFPAVDDVGNVNLSSEQQLPELLPNISLDLRSISATDSGNTQRQPVVMHVPSLHRRAHTRWNSASSSRTGSSSSFSGERNSATFEEPNSRSVSRNISQHPMFIPSTDGRNWNQNLANWSLAGRNISVAGNVASTSRNSSSSGVHTSPPTRVLHRSPQYHRRLQELVRRSLLSSDGAESGGHSGNNRPLHLSSAVSQEMALSGNHEHRTSSSRSAMMSERHLDGATGVPYSWRNLAAARERRSRVVFEIRNVLDLMRRGEGLRFEDVMMLDQSIFFGIPDIHDRHRDMRLDVDNMTYEELLALGERIGDVCTGLTEETILSRLKQRNYICIKTEEPEDAEPCCICREEYNDGDDLGTLNCGHDFHAGCIKQWLMQKNICPICKTTGLTT, from the exons ATGCAGGGGCGACGGAGTACCTTCGGTTCCCTTCAAGAATCTTTAGGTTTCAGTCATGGTTCTACGTCTAGTGATGGTGGTGCAGATCAGCAGATATGCTGGAATAATTTGCAAGATCCTGCACAAAATCACCTGCCAGATTATATGGTATCTTCTAATGAGACCAATTTTCCATTTTTCGACCCTGTGAGCCAAGAGAGACAGAACGTAACCGGGTGGAGTTTAGGAGAATCCAGCTCCTCAATTACACCGAATTGTGCAAGTCAGAGTGAACAGAAAACAGATCATGGAAGGTCATCCACGATGACTACTTATCCTGGACCTTCACATTTCTGTAACGAACAGCAATATGGGTCTTCTGACATTCTGTCATTGAGTAATACTGAAGAAAATTTAAACAGCCATCGAATAGATAACATCACTTTATTTTCTCGAGGTTATAGTTCTAGCACTATTCCTCATGATATCAGCAGAAATCCAGTATTTGAGGGGCACAGCGACGATAATGATGATGACGGTGACTCTCAAGTGATGGAGTGTACTCCATACAACTCTGATAGACCAGGAAAAGAGCAAAAATCATCTGCTAGTACTTCTGGAACTAATGGATATTTGATGGATGATAGTGATGGCAGGCCAGACAGTACACTGGATGGTCGGCGCTTTTGTAAGAGAAAAGCATTTGAAGGATATCTAGCGCAATCTTCAGGGAGTGGTAGTTCTAATTATATTCCTCTTGCTGAGAATGACTTATGGGATTCTACACCTGCTCCTCCACATAGTATGAGTACAGGTGCAAATATCTCTGCTCCAACAGAAAGTAACAGAAGCATCAATATGTCAGAGCAGGTGATCCCAAGACTTGGGCTTACCATGGGAGGAGCTGTTACAGAAACTCCTCTTGATACACTGGCTTCAAGATCACAGAGAAATTTCAGGGTGAGGATTAATGGCTCACTTCAGCAAGATTATCTTCCTAGTAATCCCTTTCCTGCTGTGGATGATGTTGGAAATGTTAATCTGTCATCTGAACAGCAATTACCAGAGCTCCTTCCTAATATCTCTTTGGATTTGAGGTCTATATCTGCTACAGATAGTGGAAATACTCAAAGGCAGCCTGTTGTAATGCATGTTCCTTCTCTGCATCGACGTGCACATACTAGGTGGAATTCAGCATCAAGTTCAAGAACTGGCAGTTCATCAAGTTTTTCTGGTGAGAGAAATTCAGCAACATTTGAAGAGCCTAACTCAAGAAGTGTGTCAAGAAACATCTCACAACATCCTATGTTCATACCTTCAACTGATGGGAGAAACTGGAACCAAAATCTTGCCAACTGGAGTTTAGCTGGAAGAAATATTTCTGTTGCTGGAAATGTCGCATCCACATCTCGCAACAGCTCCAGTTCAGGGGTCCACACATCCCCTCCTACTAGGGTTCTCCACAGATCTCCTCAATATCATCGGAGACTGCAAGAATTAGTCCGTAGATCTTTGTTGTCTTCAGATGGCGCTGAATCTGGAGGTCATAGTGGTAATAATCGTCCACTACATTTGAGTTCTGCTGTCTCACAGGAGATGGCACTATCTGGAAACCATGAGCATCGTACATCGAGTTCAAGGTCAGCAATGATGTCGGAGCGGCATCTTGATGGTGCTACCGGAGTCCCCTATTCCTGGAGGAATTTGGCTGCTGCACGTGAACGAAGAAGCAGGGTAGTCTTTGAG ATTCGCAATGTGTTAGATCTTATGCGCAGGGGAGAGGGCCTAAGATTTGAG GATGTTATGATGCTTGATCAGTCAATCTTCTTTGGGATTCCGGATATTCATGATCGCCATAGGGATATGCGGCTTGATGTTGATAATATGACATATGAG GAATTACTGGCACTTGGGGAGCGCATTGGGGATGTTTGCACTGGGCTAACCGAAGAAACTATTTTGAGTCGTTTGAAGCAGCGAAATTATATTTGCATAAAAACAGAAGAACCTGAGGATGCAGAACCATGCTGCATATGTCGG GAAGAATATAACGATGGAGATGATCTTGGAACACTGAATTGCGGCCACGACTTTCACGCTGGCTGCATTAAGCAATGGCTCATGCAGAAGAATATATGCCCGATTTGCAAAACAACAGGGCTGACTACGTGA
- the LOC107795651 gene encoding E3 ubiquitin-protein ligase MBR2 isoform X2 → MVSSNETNFPFFDPVSQERQNVTGWSLGESSSSITPNCASQSEQKTDHGRSSTMTTYPGPSHFCNEQQYGSSDILSLSNTEENLNSHRIDNITLFSRGYSSSTIPHDISRNPVFEGHSDDNDDDGDSQVMECTPYNSDRPGKEQKSSASTSGTNGYLMDDSDGRPDSTLDGRRFCKRKAFEGYLAQSSGSGSSNYIPLAENDLWDSTPAPPHSMSTGANISAPTESNRSINMSEQVIPRLGLTMGGAVTETPLDTLASRSQRNFRVRINGSLQQDYLPSNPFPAVDDVGNVNLSSEQQLPELLPNISLDLRSISATDSGNTQRQPVVMHVPSLHRRAHTRWNSASSSRTGSSSSFSGERNSATFEEPNSRSVSRNISQHPMFIPSTDGRNWNQNLANWSLAGRNISVAGNVASTSRNSSSSGVHTSPPTRVLHRSPQYHRRLQELVRRSLLSSDGAESGGHSGNNRPLHLSSAVSQEMALSGNHEHRTSSSRSAMMSERHLDGATGVPYSWRNLAAARERRSRVVFEIRNVLDLMRRGEGLRFEDVMMLDQSIFFGIPDIHDRHRDMRLDVDNMTYEELLALGERIGDVCTGLTEETILSRLKQRNYICIKTEEPEDAEPCCICREEYNDGDDLGTLNCGHDFHAGCIKQWLMQKNICPICKTTGLTT, encoded by the exons ATGGTATCTTCTAATGAGACCAATTTTCCATTTTTCGACCCTGTGAGCCAAGAGAGACAGAACGTAACCGGGTGGAGTTTAGGAGAATCCAGCTCCTCAATTACACCGAATTGTGCAAGTCAGAGTGAACAGAAAACAGATCATGGAAGGTCATCCACGATGACTACTTATCCTGGACCTTCACATTTCTGTAACGAACAGCAATATGGGTCTTCTGACATTCTGTCATTGAGTAATACTGAAGAAAATTTAAACAGCCATCGAATAGATAACATCACTTTATTTTCTCGAGGTTATAGTTCTAGCACTATTCCTCATGATATCAGCAGAAATCCAGTATTTGAGGGGCACAGCGACGATAATGATGATGACGGTGACTCTCAAGTGATGGAGTGTACTCCATACAACTCTGATAGACCAGGAAAAGAGCAAAAATCATCTGCTAGTACTTCTGGAACTAATGGATATTTGATGGATGATAGTGATGGCAGGCCAGACAGTACACTGGATGGTCGGCGCTTTTGTAAGAGAAAAGCATTTGAAGGATATCTAGCGCAATCTTCAGGGAGTGGTAGTTCTAATTATATTCCTCTTGCTGAGAATGACTTATGGGATTCTACACCTGCTCCTCCACATAGTATGAGTACAGGTGCAAATATCTCTGCTCCAACAGAAAGTAACAGAAGCATCAATATGTCAGAGCAGGTGATCCCAAGACTTGGGCTTACCATGGGAGGAGCTGTTACAGAAACTCCTCTTGATACACTGGCTTCAAGATCACAGAGAAATTTCAGGGTGAGGATTAATGGCTCACTTCAGCAAGATTATCTTCCTAGTAATCCCTTTCCTGCTGTGGATGATGTTGGAAATGTTAATCTGTCATCTGAACAGCAATTACCAGAGCTCCTTCCTAATATCTCTTTGGATTTGAGGTCTATATCTGCTACAGATAGTGGAAATACTCAAAGGCAGCCTGTTGTAATGCATGTTCCTTCTCTGCATCGACGTGCACATACTAGGTGGAATTCAGCATCAAGTTCAAGAACTGGCAGTTCATCAAGTTTTTCTGGTGAGAGAAATTCAGCAACATTTGAAGAGCCTAACTCAAGAAGTGTGTCAAGAAACATCTCACAACATCCTATGTTCATACCTTCAACTGATGGGAGAAACTGGAACCAAAATCTTGCCAACTGGAGTTTAGCTGGAAGAAATATTTCTGTTGCTGGAAATGTCGCATCCACATCTCGCAACAGCTCCAGTTCAGGGGTCCACACATCCCCTCCTACTAGGGTTCTCCACAGATCTCCTCAATATCATCGGAGACTGCAAGAATTAGTCCGTAGATCTTTGTTGTCTTCAGATGGCGCTGAATCTGGAGGTCATAGTGGTAATAATCGTCCACTACATTTGAGTTCTGCTGTCTCACAGGAGATGGCACTATCTGGAAACCATGAGCATCGTACATCGAGTTCAAGGTCAGCAATGATGTCGGAGCGGCATCTTGATGGTGCTACCGGAGTCCCCTATTCCTGGAGGAATTTGGCTGCTGCACGTGAACGAAGAAGCAGGGTAGTCTTTGAG ATTCGCAATGTGTTAGATCTTATGCGCAGGGGAGAGGGCCTAAGATTTGAG GATGTTATGATGCTTGATCAGTCAATCTTCTTTGGGATTCCGGATATTCATGATCGCCATAGGGATATGCGGCTTGATGTTGATAATATGACATATGAG GAATTACTGGCACTTGGGGAGCGCATTGGGGATGTTTGCACTGGGCTAACCGAAGAAACTATTTTGAGTCGTTTGAAGCAGCGAAATTATATTTGCATAAAAACAGAAGAACCTGAGGATGCAGAACCATGCTGCATATGTCGG GAAGAATATAACGATGGAGATGATCTTGGAACACTGAATTGCGGCCACGACTTTCACGCTGGCTGCATTAAGCAATGGCTCATGCAGAAGAATATATGCCCGATTTGCAAAACAACAGGGCTGACTACGTGA
- the LOC107795653 gene encoding uncharacterized protein LOC107795653, translated as MISSSNFIHKTHYEILGVKEDADFEEIRKAYRSAILCFHPDKQQKPSETSNSKCLTENKFLEIQRAWETLGNPRSRALYDGELLALRQDVAIAEYVSLEDLTIQDSGDVIELSYPCRCGDHYFIDSLELADTGCSISIEGCTVFLLTSKSLPAFIVLPCGSCSLKVRLLINGDTRLHRDVHL; from the coding sequence ATGATTTCGAGCAGCAACTTCATTCATAAGACTCACTATGAGATCCTAGGTGTGAAGGAGGATgcagattttgaagaaatccgtAAAGCCTATCGGTCAGCCATACTTTGTTTTCATCCAGACAAGCAGCAAAAGCCATCAGAAACATCCAATTCTAAGTGTCTGACAGAAAACAAATTTTTGGAGATACAGAGAGCTTGGGAAACCCTTGGCAACCCGAGGTCACGTGCACTTTATGACGGTGAATTGCTAGCTTTGAGACAGGACGTAGCAATTGCTGAATATGTTAGCTTAGAGGACCTTACAATTCAAGATTCTGGTGATGTTATAGagctttcttatccttgtagatgTGGTGACCACTACTTTATTGATTCTTTAGAATTGGCTGACACGGGTTGTTCAATATCAATAGAAGGGTGTACAGTCTTTTTGCTGACCTCTAAATCTTTGCCAGCATTTATTGTGCTTCCTTGTGGATCTTGCTCACTTAAAGTTCGCCTACTGATTAATGGCGATACTAGGCTTCACAGAGATGTTCACTTGTAA